From Hippea alviniae EP5-r, one genomic window encodes:
- a CDS encoding acyl-protein synthetase has product MEYLDKLFEIKDPYCVSRECREIFFQAMREAFEFHYENNEIYRKICEFEGISPSLLKKEEDLKLIPHIMVNVLKWYTLKSLPSEKIAYEFTSSGTSGQKSHILWDEGSKIRQSTMRERLVERVGIKSDTVSNYIVFSYSPDTKGNKGAANTHITYASFTPAKNKFFAIHKGKDGAAFFDMEGVIEKLKEYAEDKNTPLRIVGFPAFIHETILELKKRNLYFNFNHKESMVITGGGWKDKQEKSIPFDRFKDEVSEVLGIPKDGFRDIYGFVEHGVPYITCPKGHFHVPVYAKIFVRKPGTLEFLGYNQKGLLQFLSPYNLAQPTISVLSTDYGMLKDDCDCGIETPYIELLGRAGKKKHKGCAITAAELLQS; this is encoded by the coding sequence ATGGAGTATCTTGATAAGTTGTTTGAGATAAAAGACCCGTATTGTGTTAGCAGGGAGTGTAGGGAGATATTCTTTCAAGCGATGAGAGAAGCCTTTGAGTTTCACTATGAAAACAATGAGATTTACAGAAAGATTTGCGAGTTCGAAGGCATAAGTCCATCACTTTTAAAAAAAGAAGAAGATTTAAAGCTCATTCCACATATAATGGTTAATGTCCTTAAATGGTACACGCTAAAAAGCTTGCCGAGTGAGAAGATAGCCTACGAGTTTACATCAAGTGGCACAAGTGGCCAAAAAAGCCACATACTTTGGGATGAAGGTTCTAAGATTAGGCAGAGCACGATGAGAGAAAGACTCGTTGAAAGGGTTGGTATAAAAAGCGATACAGTTTCTAATTATATTGTCTTTAGCTATTCTCCCGATACAAAGGGCAATAAGGGTGCAGCAAACACTCACATCACTTATGCCAGCTTTACACCTGCAAAGAACAAGTTTTTTGCCATCCACAAAGGTAAGGATGGTGCTGCATTCTTTGATATGGAAGGCGTTATAGAAAAGCTAAAGGAGTATGCAGAAGATAAGAATACGCCTTTGAGAATTGTTGGTTTTCCCGCATTTATTCATGAGACAATTTTAGAGCTCAAAAAGAGAAACCTCTATTTCAATTTTAATCACAAAGAAAGCATGGTTATAACGGGTGGCGGATGGAAAGATAAACAAGAAAAAAGCATACCGTTTGATAGGTTTAAAGATGAAGTATCAGAAGTTTTGGGTATTCCAAAAGATGGTTTTAGAGACATTTACGGCTTTGTTGAACATGGTGTCCCGTATATAACCTGTCCTAAAGGGCATTTTCATGTGCCTGTCTATGCTAAAATTTTTGTAAGAAAGCCAGGCACACTTGAATTTTTGGGATATAACCAGAAAGGGCTTTTGCAGTTTTTATCGCCTTACAATCTTGCCCAACCGACAATATCCGTTCTTTCAACCGATTATGGTATGCTGAAAGATGATTGCGATTGCGGAATAGAGACGCCTTACATAGAGCTTTTGGGAAGGGCTGGCAAAAAGAAACATAAAGGTTGCGCTATAACGGCAGCCGAATTACTCCAATCATAG
- a CDS encoding acyl-CoA reductase — protein sequence MEIYVFGKIKELSSYLEPKEIYGILDEAEKLKKEIEKIPMKDIMTVLDKLSELWLDDEYPYRKEALKRLPSLVGFSEPMVAEGIKTMCSMMKKENLKTRLVCDLGDDKYLDDWVYHPVFKGYIMAKPKGIVVHVSAGNVFVGGVDSLIQGIMTKNVNIMKMSTVDPVFPVLFAKSFKENDHTGILHKAMALIHWKGGDERLEKPLKQLADFIVVYGGRETVESYRKDLGLHTKLVEYGPKYSFVVVEDRRLKREGIDKIAKLIAKDALMWEQSACSSPHVVYVEKEENAKALFEKIAEYFDYWADILPQGEVYDDEAVEINKVRELAKVEKAMGKSDLRVGSKGLSTVVYQNSKEFQISCQNRTLFVKAVDNIFDVVEIVKPMGEYLQSVAVVAEDDTAKRLANELGSVGADRFTEAGRMSARKHGTPHDGTKGLSELVKWISLARNDVESEWDIVVPNHKYDPESDYFDFLDQEERDKLTLERLKKIVKYAKEHSPLFAERYKDIDEINSFDDFRKLPLLTGSDYKKYLPPAGDGLLTDNHASGYVFSSGGTTGTPKVVYRTFQEQWFNALKLGKGLRLSIFDENDVVANLLFAGNMWASFVSYNMALEVVGCRILPMGGNFDVKDIVNTLILFKANGFITIPSLAISIAEYVDKNGVNLTIDKVVTGGEHLFSEAREYIRDVLKVKKFASTGYTTNDTGAIGYQCEHQSGGLHHVHEDLHYVEILNENNEPCKPGEIGRIVVTNLHRKLMPTIRYEVGDLGRWVERECACGRKTKVFELLGRSDDVLIIGGGNIHPEVISKSISQVEGLSKHFQIIAEVENRKDTLKVIVETVDEKPYDKKREEMLRKIIYENSKELRILHNKGFINDVVVKIVPPNSIERNPRTGKIRLIVDKRKV from the coding sequence ATGGAGATATATGTTTTTGGAAAGATAAAGGAGCTGAGCTCTTATCTTGAGCCTAAGGAAATTTATGGGATTCTCGATGAAGCAGAAAAATTGAAAAAAGAGATAGAGAAAATCCCAATGAAAGATATTATGACTGTTTTGGATAAGCTCTCTGAGTTATGGCTTGATGATGAGTATCCCTATAGAAAAGAAGCACTAAAGAGATTGCCATCTCTTGTTGGTTTTTCAGAGCCGATGGTTGCAGAAGGCATAAAAACTATGTGCTCAATGATGAAGAAGGAGAATTTAAAAACCAGACTGGTATGTGATTTGGGTGATGATAAGTATCTTGACGATTGGGTATATCATCCGGTTTTTAAAGGCTATATTATGGCAAAACCGAAAGGGATAGTTGTTCATGTCTCAGCAGGTAATGTATTTGTTGGTGGTGTCGATAGCCTAATTCAGGGTATAATGACGAAGAATGTCAATATAATGAAGATGTCAACAGTTGACCCTGTATTTCCCGTTCTATTTGCCAAAAGCTTCAAAGAAAACGACCATACGGGCATTTTACATAAGGCTATGGCTTTGATTCATTGGAAGGGTGGAGATGAGCGCTTGGAGAAACCTCTAAAGCAGCTTGCAGACTTCATCGTTGTCTATGGTGGTAGAGAGACGGTTGAAAGCTATAGAAAGGATTTAGGGCTTCATACAAAACTCGTTGAATATGGGCCAAAATACAGCTTTGTCGTTGTTGAAGATAGAAGACTCAAAAGGGAAGGGATAGATAAAATAGCCAAACTTATAGCCAAAGATGCTCTGATGTGGGAGCAGTCTGCATGCTCTTCTCCGCATGTTGTTTATGTTGAAAAAGAAGAAAATGCCAAAGCCCTATTTGAGAAGATAGCAGAATACTTCGACTATTGGGCTGATATCCTGCCACAGGGTGAAGTCTATGATGATGAAGCGGTGGAGATAAATAAGGTTAGAGAGCTTGCGAAGGTTGAAAAGGCTATGGGCAAATCAGATCTTAGAGTTGGAAGCAAAGGCCTTTCTACAGTTGTTTATCAGAACAGTAAGGAGTTTCAAATATCGTGTCAGAATAGGACACTGTTTGTAAAAGCAGTGGATAACATATTCGATGTTGTTGAAATAGTAAAACCGATGGGTGAATACCTGCAGTCTGTGGCCGTTGTTGCAGAAGATGATACAGCCAAAAGGCTGGCAAATGAGCTTGGAAGTGTTGGTGCTGATAGGTTTACAGAAGCCGGCAGAATGTCTGCAAGAAAACATGGCACTCCACACGACGGAACAAAAGGATTATCTGAGCTTGTTAAGTGGATATCGCTTGCAAGGAATGATGTTGAGTCTGAGTGGGATATTGTTGTTCCTAACCATAAATACGACCCAGAAAGCGACTATTTTGACTTTTTAGACCAAGAAGAAAGAGACAAACTAACACTTGAAAGGCTAAAGAAAATAGTGAAATATGCAAAAGAGCATTCTCCTTTGTTTGCAGAAAGATACAAAGATATAGATGAGATTAACAGTTTTGACGATTTTAGAAAATTGCCGCTTCTTACGGGAAGTGATTACAAAAAGTATCTGCCACCTGCTGGAGACGGTCTTTTGACGGATAATCATGCTTCGGGTTATGTGTTCTCAAGCGGTGGAACGACGGGAACTCCAAAGGTTGTATATAGGACATTTCAAGAGCAGTGGTTTAATGCTCTAAAGTTGGGAAAGGGCCTGAGATTGTCTATATTTGATGAGAATGACGTAGTTGCTAATCTTCTATTTGCGGGAAACATGTGGGCATCGTTTGTTTCTTACAACATGGCACTTGAAGTAGTTGGATGCCGAATTTTGCCTATGGGCGGAAACTTTGATGTAAAGGACATAGTAAATACGCTGATTCTATTTAAAGCTAACGGTTTTATCACGATTCCTTCCCTTGCAATATCCATAGCCGAGTATGTTGATAAGAACGGTGTCAATTTGACAATTGATAAAGTTGTAACGGGTGGTGAGCATCTGTTCTCTGAAGCAAGAGAGTATATAAGAGATGTCTTGAAAGTTAAGAAATTTGCCTCAACTGGTTATACAACAAACGATACTGGTGCTATAGGCTATCAGTGCGAACATCAGAGCGGCGGACTGCATCATGTTCACGAAGATTTGCACTATGTTGAGATTTTAAATGAGAACAATGAGCCGTGCAAACCAGGTGAAATAGGCAGGATAGTTGTAACAAACTTACACAGAAAGCTTATGCCAACGATAAGGTATGAAGTTGGAGATTTGGGAAGATGGGTTGAAAGAGAATGCGCTTGCGGCAGAAAGACTAAAGTATTTGAACTTTTAGGCAGAAGTGATGATGTCCTGATAATAGGCGGTGGAAATATACATCCAGAAGTTATCTCAAAATCTATATCTCAAGTTGAAGGATTGAGTAAACACTTCCAAATAATTGCAGAAGTTGAAAACAGAAAAGATACACTCAAGGTTATTGTTGAAACTGTTGACGAAAAACCTTATGATAAAAAAAGGGAAGAAATGTTAAGAAAAATAATATATGAAAATTCAAAGGAGTTAAGGATACTTCACAATAAAGGCTTTATAAACGATGTGGTGGTTAAAATTGTTCCACCCAATTCTATAGAGCGCAATCCAAGAACAGGCAAGATTAGGTTAATAGTTGACAAAAGAAAGGTATAA